The Mercurialis annua linkage group LG8, ddMerAnnu1.2, whole genome shotgun sequence genome window below encodes:
- the LOC126662197 gene encoding 60S ribosomal protein L3-2, which translates to MSHRKFEHPRHGSLGFLPRKRAARQRGKVKAFPKDDSRKPCRLTAFLGYKAGMTHIVRDVEKPGSKLHKKETCEAVTIIETPPLVVVGVVGYVKTPRGLRSLNTVWAQHLSEELKRRFYKNWCKSKKKAFNKYSKRFESEEGKKDIQTQLEKMKKYCTVIRVLAHTQIKKMKGLKQKKAHLMEIQVNGGDVAQKVDFAYSFFEKQVPIDAVFQKDEMIDIIGVTKGKGYEGVVTRWGVTRLPRKTHRGLRKVACIGAWHPARVSFTVARAGQNGYHHRTEMNKKIYKLGKASQESHSASTEYDRTEKDITPIGGFPHYGVVKEDFLMIKGCCVGPKKRVVTLRQSLLKQTSRVAMEEIKLKFIDTSSKFGHGRFQTTQEKAKFYGRLKA; encoded by the exons ATGTCTCATCGAAAGTTTGAGCATCCTAGGCATGGCTCTTTGGGATTTCTCCCAAGAAAGAGGGCTGCACGCCAAAGAGGAAAAG TGAAGGCATTTCCAAAAGATGATTCAAGAAAGCCATGCCGATTAACTGCTTTTCTGGGCTACAAAGCAGGGATGACTCACATTGTCAGAGATGTTGAGAAGCCAGGGTCAA AGCTCCACAAGAAAGAAACATGTGAGGCTGTTACGATCATTGAGACACCACCATTGGTGGTGGTTGGTGTTGTTGGTTATGTTAAAACACCTCGTGGTCTCCGTTCACTGAACACAGTCTGGGCCCAGCATTTGAGTGAGGAGCTGAAGAGGAGGTTTTATAAGAACTGGTGCAAGTCTAAGAAGAAGGCATTCAACAAGTACTCCAAGAGGTTTGAATCTGAGGAAGGAAAGAAAGATATTCAAACTCaattggagaagatgaagaagtATTGCACTGTTATTCGTGTCTTGGCTCATACACAG ATTAAGAAGATGAAAGGACTGAAGCAGAAGAAAGCTCATCTGATGGAGATTCAGGTGAATGGTGGGGATGTTGCCCAGAAGGTGGACTTTGCCTACAGCTTCTTTGAGAAGCAGGTTCCAATTGATGCTGTTTTCCAAAAGGATGAGATGATCGATATAATTGGTGTGACCAAGGGGAAGGGATATGAAGGTGTTGTTACTCGTTGGGGTGTGACCCGACTTCCTCGCAAGACCCACCGTGGTCTTCGCAAGGTGGCATGTATTGGTGCATGGCATCCAGCTAGGGTTTCATTTACTGTTGCAAGAGCTGGGCAGAATGGTTATCATCACCGCACTGAGATGAACAAGAAAATCTATAAGCTAGGGAAGGCTAGCCAAGAGTCTCATTCTGCAAGTACGGAATATGACAG GACCGAAAAGGACATCACCCCGATCGGAGGGTTCCCCCACTATGGTGTTGTAAAGGAAGACTTTTTGATGATCAAGGGGTGCTGTGTTGGTCCAAAGAAGCGTGTCGTGACACTGAGGCAATCTTTGTTGAAACAGACATCAAGGGTGGCTATGGAGGAGATTAAGCTCAAATTTATAGATACTTCCTCCAAGTTTGGCCATGGTCGATTCCAGACTACACAGGAGAAGGCCAAGTTCTATGGGCGCTTGAAGGCTTGA
- the LOC126662198 gene encoding 60S ribosomal protein L3-2-like — MSHRKFEHPRHGSLGFLPRKRAARQRGKVKAFPKDDPRKPCRLTAFLGYKAGMTHIVRDVEKPGSKLHKKETCEAVTIIETPPLVVVGVVGYVKTPRGLRSLNTVWAQHLSEELKRRFYKNWCKSKKKAFNKYSKRFESDEGKKDVQTQLEKMKKYCTVIRVLAHTQIKKMKGLKQKKAHLMEIQVNGGDVAQKVDFAYSFFEKQIPIDAVFQKDEMIDIIGVTKGKGYEGVVTRWGVTRLPRKTHRGLRKVACIGAWHPARVSFTVARAGQNGYHHRTEMNKKIYKLGKASQESHSASTEYDRTEKDITPIGGFPHYGVVKEDFLMIKGCCVGPKKRVVTLRQSLLKQTSRVAMEEIKLKFIDTSSKFGHGRFQTTQEKAKFYGRLKA, encoded by the exons ATGTCTCATCGAAAGTTTGAGCATCCCAGGCATGGCTCTTTGGGATTTCTCCCAAGAAAGAGGGCTGCACGCCAAAGAGGAAAAG TGAAGGCATTTCCAAAAGATGATCCAAGAAAGCCATGCAGATTAACTGCTTTTCTGGGCTATAAAGCAGGGATGACTCATATTGTCAGAGATGTTGAGAAACCAGGGTCAA AGCTCCACAAGAAAGAAACATGTGAGGCTGTTACGATCATTGAGACACCACCATTGGTGGTTGTTGGTGTTGTTGGTTATGTTAAAACACCTCGTGGTCTCCGTTCACTGAACACAGTCTGGGCCCAGCATTTGAGTGAGGAGCTGAAGAGGAGGTTTTATAAGAACTGGTGCAAGTCTAAGAAGAAGGCATTCAATAAATACTCTAAAAGGTTTGAATCTGATGAGGGAAAGAAAGATGTTCAAACTCAActggagaagatgaagaagtATTGCACAGTTATTCGTGTCTTGGCTCACACACAG ATTAAGAAGATGAAAGGATTGAAGCAGAAGAAAGCTCATCTAATGGAGATTCAGGTGAATGGTGGTGATGTTGCCCAGAAGGTGGACTTTGCCTACAGCTTCTTTGAGAAGCAGATTCCAATTGATGCTGTCTTCCAAAAGGATGAGATGATTGACATAATTGGGGTGACCAAGGGAAAAGGATATGAAGGTGTTGTCACTCGCTGGGGTGTGACCCGACTTCCTCGCAAGACCCATCGTGGTCTTCGCAAGGTGGCCTGTATTGGTGCATGGCATCCAGCCAGGGTTTCATTTACTGTGGCAAGAGCTGGGCAGAATGGTTATCATCACCGCACTGAGATGAACAAAAAAATCTATAAGCTTGGGAAGGCTAGCCAAGAGTCTCATTCTGCAAGTACAGAATATGACAG GACCGAAAAGGACATCACCCCAATCGGAGGGTTCCCCCACTATGGTGTTGTAAAGGAAGACTTTTTGATGATCAAGGGGTGCTGTGTTGGTCCAAAGAAGCGTGTCGTGACACTGAGACAATCGTTGTTGAAACAGACATCGAGGGTGGCTATGGAGGAGATTAAGCTTAAATTTATAGATACTTCCTCCAAGTTTGGCCATGGTCGATTCCAGACTACACAGGAGAAGGCCAAGTTCTATGGGCGCTTGAAGGCTTGA
- the LOC126661518 gene encoding uncharacterized protein LOC126661518 yields the protein MSEDLNPFPTHILTSECSLMTSWLTLCLIFYSLSFLILSTLFFSLSSFRHSTATVPPVTCCRHQPIAAGYLPPPSARRRPFTEISLKNGFCPYYGYFYCRPPTPFLPSTFSYLLRFCSSTNMRGSGGSSAGRGRGRDTVQGRGRGRGDPEQDAPEDSDPGAEQQVLAARPAPRRAARQPQPQGQPPATDETGRVRVTPDAAREKLLDSRNDSGTTSRAILPIFRSRWFAEGSSWKKITAEHKGFYFEEFKKGFCWDPTYPEDLIRGVFYRHAGNRYKDTLHNMKPDKKEGSVSADTWASWKRDWDTAEAKKKSDIARANRMSEPSGAGTGPVRHTAGSRSATRHKTVMTEELGREPTLAELHVRLHLTKADRTVFVDKRSKDKNDRFQAELAAATQSQAAGEGSSSTPEPIDENELFLSLEAVKKQRVYGIGSASASYIGQSSASQLRRGGSSQQGNVSTEDIEQRIAREVEERLEQRIRTVEAGFEERVEQRIRSVEAGFDERIRTELARLMTTLPPELRPQFPPPPPPPADDTTSLE from the exons atgag TGAAGATCTTAATCCTTTTCCCACTCATATACTTACATCTGAATGTTCCTTGATGACATCATGGCTCACTCTATGCTTGATCTTTTATTCATTATCCTTTCTCATTTTGTCTACGCTTTTCTTTTCTCTGTCATCTTTTAGACATT CCACTGCCACCGTGCCACCGGTTACTTGCTGCCGCCATCAGCCCATCGCCGCCGGTTACTTGCCGCCGCCGTCTGCCCGCCGACGTCCGTTCACCGA gatttccctgaaaaatgg GTTTTGTCCTTATTACGGTTATTTCTATTGTCGTCCACCCACACCGTTTTTACCATCCACATTCTCTTATttattgcggttctgctcttcaacaa ATATGAGAGGTTCAGGTGGTTCTTCTGCCGGCCGAGGCCGCGGTCGGGATACAGTTCAGGGACGCGGACGTGGACGCGGCGACCCAGAGCAGGATGCCCCTGAGGACTCGGATCCCGGGGCTGAGCAGCAGGTGCTAGCTGCTAGACCTGCGCCGCGGAGAGCGGCGAGACAGCCGCAACCACAGGGCCAGCCACCAGCGACGGACGAGACTGGGAGGGTTAGAGTTACACCAGATGCTGCAAG AGAAAAATTACTGGATAGCAGGAACGACAGCGGGACAACATCTAGGGCGATCTTGCCCATTTTCCGATCTAGATGGTTTGCTGAGGGTTCCTCGTGGAAGAAGATTACAGCAGAGCATAAGGGATTCTACTTCGAGGAGTTCAAG AAGGGTTTTTGCTGGGACCCGACCTACCCTGAGGATCTGATTAGAGGGGTCTTCTACCGACATGCGGGCAATCGGTATAAAGATACTCTCCACAACATGAAGCCGGATAAAAAAGAGGGCAGTGTTAGTGCTGATACTTGGGCGTCATGGAAGCGAGACTGGGATACTGCTGAGGCTAAGAAAAAGTCCGATATAGCACGAGCTAATCGGATGAGTGAGCCGTCCGGAGCTGGCACCGGACCTGTTCGACATACCGCAGGATCACGATCGGCTACGAGGCATAAGACAGTtatg ACTGAGGAGCTTGGTCGAGAGCCCACTTTGGCTGAGTTGCATGTACGGTTGCACCTGACCAAAGCAGATCGGACTGTCTTTGTTGACAAGAgatcaaaggataaaaat GACCGTTTTCAGGCAGAGCTTGCTGCAGCAACACAGTCTCAGGCAGCTGGAGAAGGGAGTTCGTCGACTCCAGAGCCGATCGACGAGAACGAGCTGTTTTTGTCTCTCGAGGCAGTCAAGAAGCAGCGAGTCTACGGTATTGGATCGGCTTCAGCATCCTACATCGGCCAGAGCAGCGCTAGCCAATTGCGCCGCGGCGGATCATCCCAGCAGGGGAACGTTAGTACTGAGGACATAGAGCAGCGTATTGCTAGGGAGGTTGAGGAGCGGCTCGAGCAGCGGATtcgtactgtggaggcgggtttcgaagagcgggtcgagcagcggatccgtagtgtggaggcgggtttcgacgagcggatccgtactgagcTTGCGCGGCTGATGACTACACTCCCACCCGAGTTACGCCCGCAGTTCCCACCACCCCCACCCCCTCCTGCTGATGACACCACCAGTTTAGAGTAG